The Fictibacillus arsenicus genome contains a region encoding:
- a CDS encoding dynamin family protein, protein MKSTEKELLYTEKQRLIALFEKFDEIKEFEKAGQISELFLKVAEEEYAIAFCGHFSAGKSSLINALSNTGILPASPIPTSANIVKMKQGEPKAVVHLKNKEVVTFKHPYNVEEIKTLCKDAELVDAIELFYETKESTGANIAFYDTPGIDSTDPAHKKATENVIHLADVIFYVMDYNHILSETNIEFINSLNKKGKSIRLIINQIDKHQEKELSFNSFKENVFEAFKTFGISKEQIFFTSVRSPEIPFNDLSALVAYIKKIELNKDQLLLQETNRQLRYFVTEFVEQNEKNKLNLQAIEEKLSLLNNEKKNQQSLISDIEQYNKEKEETIRDQFVKIIESAQLMPYETREKAGLFIEAAKKDFKVGLFFSKQKTEQERTHRKNEFQEKLQESVDAHINWHAQNYINSLQKEFQIEFPQWETISLKDETLFSYVQSGLSSQGQGLINYCDSIAGEVKKKARQQMSDCISFAISLVKGENDKVSATHQDKEEKINKEIAALKKEKEEAVIWAEKKKELLSAATAEEPLFFAVKEYEQKFKSQYNEISVEEFKSKFGGITENKTLYAEQIVSDVQKKESKRYGTLQDETEKLYKTAALLKPLSGFSNIAYEMNQLADRLKKRSFSTVLFGAFSAGKSSFANALFGEAILPSSPNPTTAAINEIRKPDEEHEHGTVMIEMKSEQEVLNELNMILQSNHNDLSILQDISKEEYEGNKHIGAFIEGYQGSKGQLGTHIKADMSEIRNFAAVESKACFVKKITIYYSCPLTEKGLVLVDTPGANSIHSRHTEVAFEYMKQADIIIYLTYFNHAFSYADREFLIQLGRIKDTFASDKMFFAINASDLANSEEDKLDVVNHVKGNLQTFGIRNPRLFSVSSKNELSQPRHPESGFELFTKSLFHYVENDLEQAMIKSAEASQNHAKNVVHNMVSETEQRLQQEDEYLNTVQQRENSLLEYCTKNIFLAKKQFEQEQKELLFYVKQRVLIRYHDFYKETIHPAAVKSSKAELNACISELYAKLAHDLHQEFRACSLRLDKWIQRNLNDKEKNTIEKGEEFQVSLKLPAEDSSLYYTPSLSSKFNDSAGRNNKEWISYFKNAKQFFEQGGSNDLKNDLAKRVETEVEQWIASAEKALEQHYMSVIAKAEFHSREDFINQITGYFNELKKPGDLEARINELKNCLNKIQL, encoded by the coding sequence ATGAAATCAACTGAAAAAGAATTATTATATACAGAAAAACAGCGTTTGATTGCCTTATTTGAAAAGTTTGATGAAATAAAGGAATTTGAAAAAGCAGGACAGATTAGTGAACTGTTTCTTAAAGTGGCGGAAGAAGAGTATGCTATCGCATTCTGCGGTCACTTCTCGGCAGGAAAATCCAGTTTGATCAATGCTTTATCTAATACTGGAATTTTACCGGCAAGTCCTATTCCAACAAGCGCGAATATCGTAAAAATGAAACAAGGTGAACCTAAGGCTGTGGTTCATCTAAAAAATAAAGAAGTGGTAACGTTCAAACATCCTTATAACGTAGAAGAAATCAAGACTTTATGTAAAGACGCAGAACTTGTAGATGCTATCGAACTTTTTTACGAGACAAAAGAAAGTACTGGGGCAAACATTGCATTTTATGATACCCCTGGGATTGATTCTACAGATCCAGCTCATAAGAAAGCGACTGAGAACGTCATACATTTAGCGGATGTTATCTTTTATGTCATGGATTATAACCACATCCTTTCAGAAACAAATATTGAATTTATCAATTCGTTGAATAAAAAGGGCAAATCAATTCGATTAATCATAAATCAAATTGACAAACATCAGGAAAAAGAGCTTTCTTTTAATTCCTTTAAAGAAAACGTGTTTGAGGCGTTCAAAACTTTTGGAATCAGTAAGGAGCAAATCTTTTTTACAAGTGTAAGGTCCCCGGAAATTCCTTTTAACGATCTCTCGGCTTTAGTAGCTTATATTAAAAAAATCGAATTAAATAAAGACCAATTGCTTCTTCAGGAAACAAACCGCCAGCTTCGTTATTTTGTGACAGAGTTCGTTGAGCAAAATGAAAAAAACAAACTTAACTTACAGGCTATAGAAGAAAAATTGTCACTATTGAATAACGAAAAGAAAAACCAGCAATCTTTAATAAGCGATATTGAACAATATAATAAGGAAAAAGAAGAAACCATTCGTGATCAGTTCGTGAAAATAATTGAGTCTGCTCAATTAATGCCATATGAAACCAGAGAAAAAGCAGGGCTGTTCATTGAAGCTGCAAAAAAAGACTTTAAGGTAGGTTTGTTCTTCTCAAAACAAAAAACAGAACAAGAACGAACCCATAGAAAAAATGAATTTCAAGAAAAACTACAAGAATCTGTTGACGCTCATATAAACTGGCATGCACAAAATTATATAAACAGTTTGCAGAAAGAGTTTCAGATTGAATTTCCTCAATGGGAAACGATAAGCCTAAAGGATGAGACGTTATTTTCCTATGTCCAATCAGGTTTATCTTCACAGGGACAAGGTCTGATAAATTATTGTGATAGCATAGCTGGGGAAGTAAAAAAGAAAGCAAGGCAGCAGATGAGTGATTGTATCTCTTTTGCTATTTCACTAGTAAAAGGTGAGAATGATAAAGTTTCTGCGACGCATCAAGATAAAGAAGAAAAGATCAATAAAGAAATAGCAGCTCTTAAAAAGGAAAAAGAAGAAGCTGTTATTTGGGCTGAAAAAAAGAAGGAATTGTTAAGCGCTGCAACAGCTGAAGAACCCCTGTTTTTTGCTGTGAAAGAGTATGAACAAAAATTCAAATCACAATACAATGAGATATCTGTTGAAGAGTTTAAAAGCAAATTTGGTGGGATAACAGAAAATAAAACGTTATATGCTGAACAGATTGTTTCTGATGTGCAAAAGAAAGAATCTAAAAGGTATGGTACTCTGCAAGATGAGACTGAAAAGCTGTACAAAACAGCAGCCCTTTTAAAGCCATTATCCGGATTTTCAAATATAGCATATGAGATGAATCAGCTTGCTGACAGGCTAAAGAAGCGCTCTTTTTCAACTGTATTATTTGGAGCATTTTCGGCTGGGAAATCTTCCTTTGCCAATGCCTTGTTCGGAGAAGCGATCCTTCCTTCATCACCAAATCCGACAACAGCTGCCATTAATGAAATCCGAAAACCAGATGAAGAACATGAGCATGGTACTGTAATGATTGAAATGAAATCGGAGCAGGAAGTTCTTAATGAACTCAATATGATTCTTCAATCTAATCACAATGATTTAAGTATTTTACAAGATATTTCAAAAGAAGAATATGAGGGTAATAAGCATATAGGAGCATTTATCGAAGGGTATCAAGGTTCTAAGGGACAGCTGGGCACACACATTAAAGCTGATATGTCCGAAATCAGAAACTTTGCGGCTGTTGAATCTAAAGCTTGTTTTGTTAAAAAAATAACGATATATTACAGCTGTCCATTAACTGAAAAAGGTCTTGTTCTCGTTGATACACCTGGAGCGAACTCCATTCATTCACGTCATACAGAAGTTGCATTTGAATATATGAAACAAGCAGATATTATTATCTATCTGACTTACTTTAATCATGCCTTCTCTTATGCAGACAGGGAATTCTTAATACAGTTAGGAAGGATTAAAGACACATTTGCTTCCGATAAAATGTTCTTTGCCATAAATGCCTCTGATCTTGCTAACAGCGAAGAAGATAAATTGGATGTCGTAAACCATGTTAAAGGTAACCTCCAGACGTTTGGGATACGAAATCCAAGATTATTTTCGGTTTCCAGTAAAAATGAACTATCCCAACCAAGGCATCCTGAGAGCGGTTTTGAATTATTTACTAAAAGCTTGTTTCATTATGTAGAGAATGATCTTGAACAGGCGATGATTAAAAGTGCAGAAGCTTCTCAGAATCATGCCAAAAATGTCGTACACAATATGGTCTCTGAGACAGAGCAAAGACTGCAACAAGAAGATGAATATTTAAATACTGTTCAACAAAGAGAAAATTCGTTGCTGGAATATTGCACGAAGAATATTTTCTTAGCAAAGAAGCAATTTGAACAGGAGCAGAAAGAACTTTTATTCTACGTTAAACAAAGGGTTCTAATTCGCTATCATGATTTCTATAAAGAGACCATTCATCCTGCTGCTGTCAAATCTTCTAAAGCCGAGCTTAATGCATGTATCTCAGAATTATATGCTAAGTTAGCACATGATCTTCACCAGGAATTCAGAGCCTGTTCACTGCGCTTAGATAAATGGATACAAAGGAATCTCAATGATAAAGAAAAGAATACGATAGAAAAAGGCGAGGAATTCCAGGTTAGCTTAAAGCTTCCTGCAGAAGATTCGAGTTTGTATTATACACCTTCACTTTCTTCTAAATTCAATGATAGCGCGGGAAGAAATAATAAAGAATGGATATCTTATTTCAAAAATGCAAAACAATTCTTCGAACAAGGCGGTTCTAACGACCTTAAGAATGATTTGGCAAAACGTGTAGAGACAGAAGTGGAACAATGGATTGCATCAGCAGAGAAAGCACTTGAACAACATTACATGTCTGTTATCGCGAAAGCAGAATTTCATTCAAGAGAAGATTTCATTAATCAGATCACCGGTTATTTTAACGAATTAAAAAAACCTGGAGATCTAGAAGCTCGGATAAATGAGCTGAAAAATTGTCTAAATAAAATTCAACTTTAA
- a CDS encoding UDP-N-acetylmuramoyl-L-alanyl-D-glutamate--2,6-diaminopimelate ligase — translation MNLKALLSHLHIAANTDKDPIITGITSHSKKVEPGYLFFAISGVQADGHQYIQEAFENGAAAVVGEYRETSASGLYFYAKDTKRLLSLAASYFYDEPYKKHKMTGITGTNGKTTTSFLLQHILVSHGISTALFGTVHHFINTKVVKSSHTTPDPVTLQKMLRESNDEAVVMEVSSHGLEQNRIEGITYNQAIFLNLTHDHLDYHGTMESYYQCKAKLFSYIKPKGTAIICSEGSYGKRLIQELSSKNTLQVWTYGKRKTDHFYIEDVGKNYFNLVHETMHVTVPLPLPGDYNALNTTAAIAAALDYGVPIKDSINYLNTFQGIPGRFEELTLYNGTEVIIDYAHTPDGVSQVLEAARNKAGSRPFYHVFGFRGNRDVTKRSEMISISLEYSDETVLTVDDLDGVTTEQLIQETTEAIPVGTHSPTVISDRTEAIFYALRKAPPKSVVIITGKGPENYKEKYQYPSDSDLSTVKLFQSLNKAAL, via the coding sequence GTGAATTTAAAAGCATTATTAAGCCACTTGCACATTGCGGCCAATACAGATAAAGATCCTATAATCACCGGTATTACTTCTCATTCAAAAAAAGTAGAGCCGGGTTATTTGTTCTTTGCTATTTCAGGTGTGCAGGCGGACGGACATCAATACATACAAGAAGCATTTGAGAATGGTGCTGCAGCTGTAGTTGGTGAATATCGTGAAACATCAGCCTCTGGTCTTTACTTTTATGCAAAAGATACGAAGCGACTATTAAGTCTTGCTGCTTCTTACTTTTATGATGAACCTTACAAAAAGCATAAGATGACAGGTATTACTGGTACTAATGGAAAAACCACGACTTCATTTCTATTGCAGCACATCCTAGTATCTCATGGAATTTCAACTGCATTGTTCGGCACAGTTCATCACTTTATTAATACTAAAGTTGTAAAAAGCTCGCATACAACTCCAGACCCTGTTACATTACAAAAAATGTTGAGGGAAAGTAATGATGAAGCAGTTGTGATGGAAGTAAGTTCCCATGGCCTTGAACAAAATAGGATTGAAGGGATAACATATAATCAGGCCATCTTCTTAAATTTAACTCATGATCATCTGGACTATCACGGTACGATGGAGTCCTACTATCAGTGCAAGGCAAAACTTTTTTCATATATAAAACCAAAAGGTACAGCTATTATTTGCAGTGAAGGAAGCTATGGAAAACGATTAATTCAGGAATTGTCTTCAAAGAATACATTGCAGGTTTGGACTTATGGGAAAAGAAAAACTGATCATTTTTATATTGAAGATGTAGGGAAAAATTATTTTAATCTTGTTCATGAAACAATGCATGTAACAGTCCCCCTCCCTTTGCCTGGTGATTATAATGCCTTAAATACCACTGCTGCTATTGCTGCTGCACTTGATTACGGAGTTCCCATTAAGGATTCCATCAACTACCTTAATACCTTCCAGGGCATACCTGGTAGGTTCGAGGAACTTACTCTTTATAATGGGACTGAAGTTATCATTGATTACGCACATACTCCTGACGGGGTATCACAAGTATTAGAAGCAGCCAGAAATAAAGCGGGCAGCCGTCCGTTCTATCATGTTTTTGGATTTAGAGGAAATCGGGACGTGACGAAAAGATCGGAAATGATCAGCATTTCTTTAGAATATAGCGATGAAACCGTGTTAACGGTAGATGATTTAGATGGAGTGACAACAGAGCAGCTTATTCAAGAAACAACAGAAGCGATACCAGTTGGCACGCACTCCCCCACAGTTATTTCTGATAGAACAGAAGCAATCTTTTATGCTCTCAGGAAAGCCCCTCCAAAAAGTGTCGTCATTATAACTGGAAAAGGACCTGAGAACTACAAAGAAAAGTATCAATACCCTTCGGATTCCGATTTATCTACAGTTAAACTTTTTCAATCTTTGAATAAAGCAGCTTTATAA
- a CDS encoding aminotransferase A — MEHLLNSRARSIQISGIRKFFNEVAKYPDAISLTLGQPDFPTPLHVKEAAIKAIHNNQTVYSHNAGYEELRKAAASFLYEKYDLNYNHQNEVIVTTGASEAIDISLRAILSEGDEVLLPAPVYPGYEPVITLCGAKAIYINTTRTGFKVTPDLIKEVITPKTKAIILPFPSNPTGVTLEDNELEELADYLCKQNIFVISDEIYSELRYNGKHRSIASYNGMRDKTLVINGLSKSHSMTGWRIGLLFAPAEILQHVLKVHQYNVTCASTISQAAAIEALTKGKDDAAPMRNEYKKRLDYCSSRLEQIGLAFEKPNGAFYLFIPIKQFGLSSYQFALNLLQKERIAVVPGDAFSSLGEGYIRISYAASIEQLEKGMDGLENFIKTIS, encoded by the coding sequence ATGGAACATTTGTTAAACAGCCGCGCTAGATCCATTCAAATATCAGGTATACGCAAGTTCTTTAATGAGGTAGCGAAATATCCAGACGCGATATCCCTCACTCTTGGCCAGCCTGATTTTCCTACTCCACTGCATGTAAAGGAAGCAGCTATAAAAGCTATACATAATAACCAAACCGTATATTCACATAACGCTGGATACGAAGAATTAAGGAAAGCTGCTGCTTCATTTCTTTATGAAAAGTATGATCTTAACTATAACCATCAAAATGAAGTTATTGTTACAACGGGAGCAAGTGAAGCAATTGATATCTCTTTGAGAGCCATTTTGTCTGAAGGTGATGAAGTTTTATTGCCTGCACCAGTTTATCCAGGATATGAACCCGTAATTACACTATGCGGAGCGAAAGCTATATATATCAATACCACACGAACAGGATTTAAAGTAACACCAGATCTTATTAAGGAAGTTATTACACCTAAAACCAAAGCCATCATTCTTCCGTTTCCATCCAATCCTACTGGGGTAACTCTTGAAGATAACGAACTTGAAGAACTGGCTGATTACTTATGTAAGCAAAATATCTTTGTCATTTCAGATGAGATCTACAGTGAACTTAGATATAACGGAAAACACCGGTCTATAGCATCTTATAACGGGATGCGCGATAAGACCTTGGTTATTAATGGTCTTTCAAAATCACATAGCATGACTGGCTGGAGAATCGGCCTTTTATTTGCACCTGCTGAGATCCTTCAGCATGTTTTAAAAGTCCATCAGTACAATGTTACTTGTGCATCAACGATTTCACAGGCTGCTGCTATAGAAGCGCTGACTAAGGGCAAAGATGACGCTGCTCCTATGAGGAATGAATATAAAAAAAGATTGGATTACTGTTCTAGCCGTTTGGAGCAGATAGGATTAGCATTTGAAAAACCTAATGGCGCCTTTTACCTTTTCATTCCTATTAAGCAATTTGGTTTAAGCTCTTATCAATTTGCTTTAAATCTCCTTCAAAAGGAACGTATAGCAGTCGTACCGGGTGATGCCTTTTCTTCCCTTGGAGAAGGTTATATAAGGATATCTTACGCTGCATCTATAGAGCAGCTGGAAAAAGGTATGGACGGTCTAGAAAATTTTATAAAAACTATTTCATAA
- a CDS encoding MFS transporter: MEAKKKWDLLALASIPLVMTLGNSMLIPVLPEIEKELKISSFQVSMIITVYSIVAILLIPIAGYLSDRYGRKKVIIPSLFIAGIGGLISGWAAWQADNAFMLILVGRLLQGVGSSGAAPVVMPLVGDMFKEEEEVSSGLGLIETSNTIGKVLSPILGAFLATIIWFLPFWLIPVFCVLSILLVLFLVKVPKKDQEKQPFKEFLKNVKEIFHNEGKWLMAIFFIGGVIMFVLFGILFYLSTILEEKYGIKGVMKGLVLAVPLLALSICSYIAGKKIKQNKIVMKWCTFISMVLLGGSAFLITFFENVYFLLGALFIAGIGIGAALPCLDALITEGIDKEARGTITSIYSSMRFVGVALGPPIYAVLMQSSHEMVFYTSAGVSILAAIAAFFAIKPEKEKGGGDEGSKEAKPAKNLEPA, encoded by the coding sequence ATGGAAGCAAAGAAAAAATGGGATCTGCTTGCACTCGCATCAATTCCTCTAGTAATGACGCTGGGAAATTCGATGCTTATACCTGTTTTGCCTGAGATCGAAAAGGAATTAAAGATTTCATCATTTCAGGTCTCAATGATCATCACAGTTTATTCAATTGTTGCCATTCTTTTAATACCTATCGCGGGTTACCTTTCAGATCGATATGGACGTAAAAAAGTAATTATCCCGAGTCTTTTTATCGCAGGGATTGGGGGACTAATCTCAGGGTGGGCGGCCTGGCAAGCGGATAATGCATTCATGCTTATTCTTGTAGGAAGGTTACTGCAGGGAGTGGGTTCTTCCGGTGCTGCACCTGTTGTAATGCCTCTTGTTGGAGATATGTTCAAAGAGGAGGAAGAAGTAAGCTCAGGTTTAGGGCTGATTGAAACATCTAATACGATTGGGAAAGTTTTAAGCCCGATCCTTGGTGCTTTTTTAGCTACTATTATTTGGTTTTTGCCTTTCTGGCTCATACCCGTATTCTGTGTTCTTTCTATTTTATTGGTGCTGTTTTTAGTTAAAGTTCCAAAGAAAGACCAAGAAAAGCAGCCGTTTAAAGAATTTTTAAAGAATGTTAAAGAAATTTTTCATAATGAAGGTAAATGGCTTATGGCTATTTTTTTTATCGGCGGAGTTATTATGTTTGTCCTTTTTGGAATTTTATTTTACCTATCGACCATCTTAGAGGAAAAATACGGAATTAAAGGTGTTATGAAAGGTTTAGTACTGGCGGTTCCTTTATTGGCTTTATCAATTTGCTCATATATAGCAGGGAAAAAAATTAAACAAAATAAAATAGTTATGAAATGGTGCACATTTATATCCATGGTTCTTCTCGGAGGATCTGCCTTCCTGATTACATTTTTTGAGAATGTTTATTTTTTATTAGGGGCATTATTCATTGCCGGAATTGGTATTGGGGCAGCATTGCCTTGTTTGGACGCATTAATTACAGAGGGAATAGATAAGGAAGCAAGAGGAACGATAACCTCTATTTATAGTTCAATGCGATTCGTGGGAGTAGCTTTAGGTCCGCCAATCTATGCAGTACTGATGCAATCCTCACACGAAATGGTTTTCTATACATCTGCAGGTGTAAGTATTCTTGCTGCAATAGCCGCCTTCTTTGCAATAAAACCTGAAAAGGAAAAGGGCGGGGGAGATGAAGGCAGCAAAGAAGCAAAGCCTGCAAAGAATTTGGAGCCGGCATAG
- a CDS encoding cyclase family protein produces the protein MKIYDVSLPIYEGMPVYKNKPEKQPSFDTSQNGHVTETRIAMDVHTGTHVDAPLHMVPGGDTIETLPLEKLVRKAKVIDLTNAEDSIKADDLAGKDIQKGDFVLFKTKNSWDKEFNFEFIYVNHEAAKTLAEIGVSGVGIDALGVERAQENHPTHKQLFQNDVIIIEGLQLKDVPEGEYLMVAAPLKIRGLDASPARIVLIEE, from the coding sequence ATGAAAATTTACGACGTTTCATTACCAATTTATGAAGGTATGCCTGTATATAAAAACAAGCCTGAAAAACAGCCTTCTTTTGACACTTCACAAAACGGCCATGTTACCGAAACTAGAATCGCAATGGATGTTCATACAGGAACACATGTTGATGCTCCTCTTCACATGGTCCCTGGCGGTGATACGATTGAAACTCTGCCGTTAGAAAAATTAGTACGGAAAGCAAAAGTAATCGATCTTACAAATGCTGAAGATTCAATTAAAGCGGATGACCTTGCCGGCAAAGATATTCAAAAAGGTGATTTTGTACTTTTCAAAACGAAAAACTCGTGGGATAAGGAATTTAACTTTGAGTTCATTTATGTAAATCATGAAGCTGCCAAAACACTCGCTGAAATCGGAGTATCAGGTGTAGGCATCGACGCTCTCGGAGTCGAGCGTGCTCAAGAAAATCATCCTACCCACAAACAATTATTTCAAAATGATGTAATAATTATAGAAGGTCTGCAGTTAAAGGATGTGCCCGAAGGCGAATACTTGATGGTAGCTGCTCCGTTAAAAATCAGGGGTCTGGATGCCTCTCCGGCACGTATTGTATTAATTGAAGAATAA
- the zwf gene encoding glucose-6-phosphate dehydrogenase — protein MIHSIPNASIVIFGATGDLAHRKLFPALYQLYQKGHMKENFSVVGVSRKEYSHEQFQQEVYEAVNEHTPGTESDKVKKFASHFYYLKMDVTSEPSYHELEELLNVLDRDYQTNGNRLYYLAMAPRFFGTIPTFLKSEGITNTEGWQRIVIEKPFGHDLPSATKLNEEIQQSFNEDDIYRIDHYLGKEMVQNIQVIRFGNAIFESIWNNKYIDSVQITSSETLGVEDRAAYYEKSGALLDMVQNHMLQMVMMVAMEPPGELKPEHIRDEKVKVLRSLRFFNEEEVRKNVIRGQYTDGKIKGESVPAYLKEENVDPESKTETFVAAKLFIDNFRWTGVPFYIRTGKRMAVKSTEIVIQFKQGPMALYHANTEKYQPNLLRIHIQPDEGVSLTLNAKPKGDTSDLLPIDMTYNNKSATDMNSPEAYEKLLHDCLLGNSTYFTRWDEVALSWEFIDRITKTWNGTGAPITYYNSGSMGPQEAEQLLYADGHSWWEPTKVREEC, from the coding sequence ATGATACATAGTATACCAAATGCTTCTATTGTAATCTTTGGAGCAACAGGTGACCTCGCTCACCGAAAACTCTTTCCTGCTCTTTATCAATTGTATCAAAAGGGACATATGAAAGAGAACTTTTCTGTAGTTGGTGTATCCAGAAAAGAATATTCACATGAACAATTCCAGCAAGAAGTGTATGAAGCAGTTAACGAACACACACCAGGCACCGAAAGTGATAAAGTGAAGAAATTCGCTTCTCATTTTTATTACTTAAAGATGGATGTTACGAGTGAACCTAGCTATCATGAGCTTGAAGAACTGCTGAATGTTCTGGACAGAGATTATCAGACAAATGGCAACCGTTTATATTATTTAGCGATGGCACCTCGTTTCTTTGGAACCATACCTACATTCTTAAAGTCAGAAGGCATCACAAACACTGAGGGCTGGCAGAGAATCGTAATTGAAAAACCGTTCGGTCACGATCTTCCTTCTGCTACTAAACTAAATGAAGAAATTCAGCAAAGTTTTAATGAAGATGATATCTATCGTATTGACCACTACCTCGGAAAAGAAATGGTACAAAACATACAAGTTATACGATTTGGAAATGCGATTTTTGAATCGATTTGGAACAATAAATATATTGATTCTGTACAGATTACATCAAGTGAGACTTTGGGCGTTGAGGACAGAGCTGCCTATTATGAAAAATCAGGAGCTCTATTAGATATGGTCCAGAACCATATGCTTCAGATGGTCATGATGGTAGCTATGGAACCGCCTGGTGAACTAAAACCTGAACATATCCGTGATGAAAAAGTAAAAGTTCTACGTTCATTGCGTTTCTTTAACGAAGAAGAAGTAAGAAAGAACGTTATCCGCGGCCAATATACAGATGGGAAAATTAAAGGTGAATCAGTTCCCGCCTACTTAAAAGAAGAAAATGTAGATCCGGAATCAAAAACTGAAACTTTTGTTGCTGCTAAACTGTTCATTGATAATTTCAGATGGACAGGCGTTCCATTTTATATCCGTACAGGAAAACGCATGGCTGTTAAATCAACCGAGATTGTTATTCAGTTTAAACAAGGTCCAATGGCTCTCTATCACGCTAATACAGAAAAATATCAGCCAAACCTGTTAAGGATTCATATTCAGCCTGATGAAGGTGTCAGTCTCACATTAAATGCTAAACCAAAAGGAGACACATCAGATCTATTGCCGATCGATATGACATATAACAATAAGTCAGCAACTGACATGAACTCTCCTGAGGCATATGAAAAACTTTTGCATGATTGTTTATTGGGTAATTCCACATACTTTACACGCTGGGATGAAGTTGCATTAAGCTGGGAGTTTATTGACCGTATAACTAAAACTTGGAATGGCACCGGTGCTCCAATTACGTATTACAACTCAGGAAGCATGGGTCCTCAGGAAGCAGAACAATTATTGTACGCAGATGGCCATTCCTGGTGGGAACCGACTAAAGTAAGAGAGGAATGTTAA
- a CDS encoding sulfurtransferase: MSNLVSPEWVDSKIRDKNTVIFDCRFSLADPEMGFEVYKKDHIEGAFFADLDQHLSGTITTHGGRHPLPSVNILSQFLSSCGVDSEKIVIAYDDQSGIMAARFWWLMKYAGLNQVYVMQGGYKHYKEKGYAVSSKLPTQKTSEIKLDFNKNMIITRDELVKAVQQKDKLLIDAREPNRFKGIAEPIDPVAGHIPTAINVPWESHFNKPGWWKDKEDLTNLYKDQLVDNKTRVVYCGSGVTACVNAFAMSEAGLELPILYAGSWSDWISYNDHEIETD; this comes from the coding sequence ATGTCCAATTTAGTAAGTCCCGAATGGGTGGACAGTAAAATAAGGGATAAAAACACTGTTATTTTTGATTGCCGTTTTTCTTTGGCTGACCCGGAAATGGGTTTTGAGGTGTACAAAAAAGATCATATTGAAGGAGCTTTTTTTGCTGACTTAGATCAACATTTATCTGGGACTATTACAACTCATGGCGGACGTCATCCGTTACCTTCCGTAAACATACTATCACAATTTTTAAGCAGTTGTGGAGTAGACTCGGAAAAAATTGTGATAGCATATGATGACCAATCCGGTATAATGGCAGCCAGATTCTGGTGGCTGATGAAATATGCCGGTTTGAATCAAGTTTATGTTATGCAAGGCGGTTACAAACACTATAAAGAAAAAGGGTACGCTGTCTCAAGTAAACTGCCTACTCAAAAGACATCAGAAATTAAACTTGATTTTAATAAGAATATGATAATTACACGTGATGAACTGGTTAAAGCTGTTCAGCAAAAAGATAAGCTGCTCATAGATGCAAGAGAACCTAACCGCTTTAAAGGGATTGCCGAACCGATTGATCCTGTCGCAGGACATATACCAACAGCGATTAATGTGCCATGGGAGAGCCATTTTAATAAACCAGGATGGTGGAAAGATAAGGAGGATCTAACGAACTTATACAAAGATCAATTAGTGGATAACAAGACGCGGGTTGTTTATTGCGGATCTGGTGTAACTGCTTGTGTAAATGCATTTGCAATGAGTGAAGCAGGATTAGAACTACCCATTTTATATGCTGGAAGCTGGAGTGACTGGATCAGTTACAATGATCATGAAATAGAAACAGACTGA